One window of the Leptotrichia massiliensis genome contains the following:
- a CDS encoding carbohydrate porin: protein MKKKLLLALTAFLLACSFVNAESLEERVERLERELRETKQELTKQIAEKQVPAPAPAPAFSMASLTDGFEFHGYGRAGLLIDQQGEKGSAFKVQDEGFAKKYRLGNEDDTYAEMELVKKFDVNGAQGSVHFMFSTKAGSGNDYKTWSSANPNDPGSENDSFKTRQFYVDITPNGGATYWAGKRYYAREDIHINDYYIKDFSGTGAGVQNIKLGSGTADVAVIATDPGKHPEYTLHTKYSVGSWAFELAGHTMRSDSTDRDIAEWGTQAAITYSLPGFYGFKDNGFSKIVLQGGVGLGSASGLGSATSWGDSRKDAVSVNLITYGQANLSDRWQIMPELGYRYDKNFWGTKDQRQQWVTAGVRVANPITSHFAMQYETGIDYVKVRKGQTNYDSGLFKLTVAPTLKLDTGNFWGRPEIRAFVTYGHGFGDKKIIRTDLDGKGHNKGVLFGVQTEVWF from the coding sequence ATGAAAAAGAAATTACTTTTAGCACTAACAGCATTTTTATTGGCATGCTCATTTGTAAATGCCGAATCATTGGAAGAAAGAGTTGAAAGACTTGAAAGAGAATTAAGAGAAACTAAACAGGAATTAACAAAACAAATAGCTGAAAAACAAGTACCAGCACCAGCTCCTGCACCAGCATTCAGTATGGCAAGTTTAACTGATGGATTTGAATTTCATGGTTATGGGAGAGCAGGACTTCTTATAGATCAACAAGGTGAAAAAGGATCTGCTTTCAAAGTGCAAGATGAAGGATTTGCAAAAAAATATAGACTTGGTAATGAAGATGATACATATGCAGAAATGGAATTAGTGAAAAAATTTGATGTAAACGGAGCACAAGGATCAGTACATTTTATGTTTTCAACAAAAGCAGGTTCAGGAAACGACTATAAAACATGGTCTTCAGCAAATCCAAATGATCCAGGTTCTGAAAATGATTCATTTAAAACTAGACAATTTTATGTTGATATAACACCAAATGGTGGAGCAACATATTGGGCTGGGAAAAGATATTATGCTAGAGAAGACATTCATATAAATGATTATTATATTAAAGACTTCTCAGGAACAGGAGCAGGGGTTCAAAACATAAAACTTGGTTCAGGGACAGCTGATGTTGCAGTAATAGCAACAGATCCTGGAAAACATCCTGAATATACACTTCACACTAAATATTCAGTAGGTTCTTGGGCATTTGAATTAGCAGGACATACAATGAGATCAGATTCTACTGACAGAGATATAGCTGAATGGGGGACACAAGCTGCAATTACTTATAGCTTACCAGGATTCTATGGATTTAAAGATAATGGATTTTCTAAAATTGTATTGCAAGGTGGGGTAGGACTTGGTTCTGCAAGTGGACTTGGAAGTGCTACTTCGTGGGGAGACAGTAGAAAAGATGCTGTGTCTGTAAACTTAATCACATATGGACAAGCAAATCTTTCAGACAGATGGCAAATTATGCCTGAATTAGGGTACAGATATGACAAAAACTTCTGGGGAACAAAAGACCAAAGACAACAATGGGTAACAGCAGGAGTAAGAGTTGCTAATCCAATAACAAGTCATTTTGCTATGCAATATGAAACAGGAATTGACTATGTAAAAGTTCGTAAAGGACAAACAAACTATGATAGCGGACTATTCAAATTAACAGTAGCACCTACTTTGAAACTTGATACAGGAAACTTCTGGGGACGTCCTGAAATTAGAGCATTTGTAACTTATGGACATGGTTTTGGAGATAAGAAAATCATAAGAACAGACTTAGATGGTAAAGGACATAATAAAGGAGTATTGTTTGGAGTTCAAACAGAAGTTTGGTTCTAA